In Triticum urartu cultivar G1812 chromosome 6, Tu2.1, whole genome shotgun sequence, the following proteins share a genomic window:
- the LOC125515413 gene encoding 2-(3-amino-3-carboxypropyl)histidine synthase subunit 1-like isoform X2: protein MDAGDPSTSLAVTAVDALQSSAKKKPAPKRFIHTPIPVSILNDPTLAAAATSLLPAAYNFELHKTAHRIRSSGARRAALQLPEGLLLFSLPLSHLLGPFLAEDPSNDVLILADPTYGACCLGDRPAKALAADLLVHYGHSCLVPVTSSLLPVLYVFVEIRVDALRLAAAVRGAFPDPDAAPRLALAGTVQFIAAVHAAREMLTRDGYRDIVVPQAKPLSAGEILGCTAPTLKKAEGVGVVVFVADGRFHLEAFMIANPAVKAYRFDPFLGVLVLEEYDHVGMKQARKEAVLAARKAKSWGVVLGTLGRQGSLKVLDRVVEHLEEKGLEHTVVLMSELSPTRMELFGDSVDAWVQIACPRLSIDWGEGFKRPVLTTFEFDVALGYVPGWWEKGSRQNGGGGGGSGCCSGSGTCGNGDCSSGDCGGDDFGGEYPMDYYSQDGGDWNGCYMKKKPSTGERKSQQCPSRGEAMK from the exons atggacgCCGGCGACCCCTCCACCTCGCTCGCCGTCACCGCGGTGGACGCGCTCCAGAGCAGCGCCAAGAAGAAGCCGGCCCCCAAGCGCTTCATCCACACCCCGATTCCGGTCTCCATCCTCAACGAccccaccctcgccgccgccgccacctcgctcCTCCCGGCCGCCTACAACTTCGAGCTCCACAAGACGGCGCACCGCATCCGCTCCTCGGGCGCGCGCCGCGCCGCGCTGCAGCTCCCGGAGGGCCTGCTCCTCTTCTCGCTGCCCCTCTCCCACCTCCTCGGCCCCTTCCTCGCCGAGGACCCCTCCAACGACGTCCTCATCCTCGCCGACCCCACCTACGGCGCCTGCTGCCTCGGCGACCGCCCCGCCAAGGCCCTCGCCGCCGACCTCCTCGTCCACTACGGCCACTCCTGCCTCGTCCCCGTCACATCCTCACTCCTCCCCGTGCTCTACGTCTTCGTCGAGATCCGCGTCGACGCgctccgcctcgccgccgccgtccgggGCGCCTTCCCGGACCCTGACGCCGCGCCCCGCCTCGCTCTCGCCGGCACCGTGCAGTTCATCGCCGCGGTGCACGCGGCGCGCGAGATGCTCACGCGGGACGGCTACCGCGACATCGTTGTGCCGCAGGCCAAGCCGCTCTCTGCCGGCGAGATCCTCGGGTGCACGGCGCCTACGCTGAAGAAGGCGGAGGGGGTGGGCGTGGTGGTGTTCGTCGCCGATGGCAGGTTCCACCTCGAGGCCTTCATGATTGCCAACCCTGCGGTGAAGGCCTACCGGTTCGATCCCTTTCTTGGTGTGCTTGTGCTGGAGGAGTATGACCATGTTGGGATGAAGCAGGCGAGGAAGGAGGCGGTGCTGGCGGCGAGGAAGGCCAAGAGCTGGGGGGTTGTGCTCGGCACGCTGGGCCGCCAGGGGAGCTTGAAGGTTCTTGACCGGGTGGTGGAGCATCTGGAGGAGAAAGGTTTGGAACACACGGTGGTGCTCATGTCGGAGCTCTCCCCGACGAGGATGGAGCTATTCGGGGATTCTGTGGATGCATGGGTGCAGATTGCGTGCCCTCGGTTGTCGATCGATTGGGGGGAGGGGTTCAAGAGGCCGGTGCTGACAACATTTGAGTTTGATGTTGCACTGGGGTATGTTCCTGGGTGGTGGGAGAAGGGGAGTAGGCAAAATGGCGGTGGTGGAGGTGGCAGTGGGTGCTGTTCAGGATCAGGAACTTGTGGAAATGGTGATTGTAGTAGTGGTGATTGTGGTGGAGATGATTTTGGAGGGGAATACCCGATGGATTACTACTCGCAGGACGGGGGTGATTGGAATGGCTGCTACATGAAGAAGAAGCCCTCCACTGGCGAGAGAAAGTC GCAGCAGTGTCCAAGTCGAGGAGAAGCAATGAAATAA
- the LOC125515413 gene encoding 2-(3-amino-3-carboxypropyl)histidine synthase subunit 1-like isoform X1, which produces MDAGDPSTSLAVTAVDALQSSAKKKPAPKRFIHTPIPVSILNDPTLAAAATSLLPAAYNFELHKTAHRIRSSGARRAALQLPEGLLLFSLPLSHLLGPFLAEDPSNDVLILADPTYGACCLGDRPAKALAADLLVHYGHSCLVPVTSSLLPVLYVFVEIRVDALRLAAAVRGAFPDPDAAPRLALAGTVQFIAAVHAAREMLTRDGYRDIVVPQAKPLSAGEILGCTAPTLKKAEGVGVVVFVADGRFHLEAFMIANPAVKAYRFDPFLGVLVLEEYDHVGMKQARKEAVLAARKAKSWGVVLGTLGRQGSLKVLDRVVEHLEEKGLEHTVVLMSELSPTRMELFGDSVDAWVQIACPRLSIDWGEGFKRPVLTTFEFDVALGYVPGWWEKGSRQNGGGGGGSGCCSGSGTCGNGDCSSGDCGGDDFGGEYPMDYYSQDGGDWNGCYMKKKPSTGERKSRVRIGSSVQVEEKQ; this is translated from the exons atggacgCCGGCGACCCCTCCACCTCGCTCGCCGTCACCGCGGTGGACGCGCTCCAGAGCAGCGCCAAGAAGAAGCCGGCCCCCAAGCGCTTCATCCACACCCCGATTCCGGTCTCCATCCTCAACGAccccaccctcgccgccgccgccacctcgctcCTCCCGGCCGCCTACAACTTCGAGCTCCACAAGACGGCGCACCGCATCCGCTCCTCGGGCGCGCGCCGCGCCGCGCTGCAGCTCCCGGAGGGCCTGCTCCTCTTCTCGCTGCCCCTCTCCCACCTCCTCGGCCCCTTCCTCGCCGAGGACCCCTCCAACGACGTCCTCATCCTCGCCGACCCCACCTACGGCGCCTGCTGCCTCGGCGACCGCCCCGCCAAGGCCCTCGCCGCCGACCTCCTCGTCCACTACGGCCACTCCTGCCTCGTCCCCGTCACATCCTCACTCCTCCCCGTGCTCTACGTCTTCGTCGAGATCCGCGTCGACGCgctccgcctcgccgccgccgtccgggGCGCCTTCCCGGACCCTGACGCCGCGCCCCGCCTCGCTCTCGCCGGCACCGTGCAGTTCATCGCCGCGGTGCACGCGGCGCGCGAGATGCTCACGCGGGACGGCTACCGCGACATCGTTGTGCCGCAGGCCAAGCCGCTCTCTGCCGGCGAGATCCTCGGGTGCACGGCGCCTACGCTGAAGAAGGCGGAGGGGGTGGGCGTGGTGGTGTTCGTCGCCGATGGCAGGTTCCACCTCGAGGCCTTCATGATTGCCAACCCTGCGGTGAAGGCCTACCGGTTCGATCCCTTTCTTGGTGTGCTTGTGCTGGAGGAGTATGACCATGTTGGGATGAAGCAGGCGAGGAAGGAGGCGGTGCTGGCGGCGAGGAAGGCCAAGAGCTGGGGGGTTGTGCTCGGCACGCTGGGCCGCCAGGGGAGCTTGAAGGTTCTTGACCGGGTGGTGGAGCATCTGGAGGAGAAAGGTTTGGAACACACGGTGGTGCTCATGTCGGAGCTCTCCCCGACGAGGATGGAGCTATTCGGGGATTCTGTGGATGCATGGGTGCAGATTGCGTGCCCTCGGTTGTCGATCGATTGGGGGGAGGGGTTCAAGAGGCCGGTGCTGACAACATTTGAGTTTGATGTTGCACTGGGGTATGTTCCTGGGTGGTGGGAGAAGGGGAGTAGGCAAAATGGCGGTGGTGGAGGTGGCAGTGGGTGCTGTTCAGGATCAGGAACTTGTGGAAATGGTGATTGTAGTAGTGGTGATTGTGGTGGAGATGATTTTGGAGGGGAATACCCGATGGATTACTACTCGCAGGACGGGGGTGATTGGAATGGCTGCTACATGAAGAAGAAGCCCTCCACTGGCGAGAGAAAGTCGCGAGTTCGAATCG GCAGCAGTGTCCAAGTCGAGGAGAAGCAATGA